In Ruminiclostridium papyrosolvens DSM 2782, the following proteins share a genomic window:
- a CDS encoding phosphodiester glycosidase family protein — translation MKKNNQKLIIHIGLILVLSFMLIYAGQFLFFRNNSDNTQGKTDKTQNSAGTSLNSVQPLPVQYKHKTEIIKGNKQEIYMLEFDPRDERVEFKPALSFDNIFGFEKLSDICKRNEAYAAINGGFFYQFGEPTGMVAIDGQMLTASTGLSPVLIVDKKGARFETFYSNITLEHKGNKIKINDMNRIGKNNDIVLYNDKFGSTNRAEIKNTTIIVDNNVITTLVESTKEVNIRKGMNVISFYGGKESIPEKMGLKAGDKVNIRMEPYLGYRYQAYECGSMLVKDGKTVVPERDKWAGTLGNRDPRTVIGIKTDGKIIMLVADGRQPGYSEGMTGKEMGEYLVKLGVRDVAMLDGGASSQMIINGSLRNRPSYKGIERPVAGCFLVKIK, via the coding sequence ATGAAAAAAAATAATCAGAAACTGATTATACATATTGGATTGATTTTAGTATTGTCCTTCATGTTAATTTATGCAGGACAATTTTTATTTTTTCGGAATAATAGTGACAACACTCAAGGAAAGACTGATAAGACCCAAAATTCTGCAGGTACGTCACTAAACTCAGTACAGCCTTTACCTGTTCAATACAAGCATAAAACAGAAATTATCAAGGGAAATAAACAGGAAATATATATGCTGGAGTTTGACCCAAGGGATGAGAGGGTTGAATTCAAACCGGCATTGTCATTTGATAATATTTTCGGCTTTGAAAAACTATCTGATATATGCAAAAGAAACGAAGCTTATGCAGCAATTAACGGAGGGTTTTTCTATCAATTCGGTGAGCCCACGGGTATGGTTGCAATAGATGGTCAGATGCTGACAGCATCAACGGGACTGAGTCCTGTACTCATTGTAGATAAAAAAGGTGCCAGATTTGAAACCTTTTATTCAAATATTACTCTTGAGCATAAAGGTAATAAAATAAAAATAAATGACATGAACAGAATAGGCAAAAATAATGACATTGTTTTATACAATGACAAATTCGGAAGTACAAACAGAGCTGAAATAAAAAATACAACAATAATAGTTGATAATAATGTAATAACAACCTTAGTAGAGAGTACAAAAGAAGTTAACATAAGAAAAGGCATGAATGTCATAAGCTTCTATGGTGGAAAAGAGTCAATACCTGAAAAAATGGGTTTAAAAGCAGGGGATAAAGTAAATATTAGGATGGAGCCATATTTGGGCTACCGCTATCAGGCGTATGAGTGTGGAAGTATGCTTGTCAAAGACGGAAAAACAGTAGTTCCGGAACGTGACAAGTGGGCGGGAACTCTGGGTAATAGGGACCCCAGAACCGTTATAGGCATCAAGACTGACGGTAAAATAATAATGTTGGTTGCAGATGGACGTCAACCGGGCTACAGTGAAGGAATGACAGGTAAAGAAATGGGCGAATATCTGGTGAAATTGGGAGTAAGGGATGTGGCAATGCTGGATGGAGGAGCCTCTTCACAGATGATAATTAATGGCAGCCTACGAAACAGACCATCCTATAAAGGTATTGAAAGACCGGTAGCAGGGTGTTTTCTGGTAAAGATTAAATAA
- a CDS encoding rod-binding protein yields the protein MDVGSINSKNTFDTARSTSSKVTEDNFEKRLREAAAKGDESQLKEVCHQFESLFISMLFKQMKATVPKSDYLGNDTASDIYKSMLDDQLCEVASQRGIGLGDMMYKQLSKKYKKEDSASVTGGVFDEKK from the coding sequence ATGGATGTAGGAAGCATTAATTCAAAAAATACATTTGATACTGCCAGAAGCACCAGCTCAAAAGTTACTGAGGACAATTTTGAAAAACGACTCAGAGAGGCTGCTGCAAAAGGCGATGAAAGCCAATTAAAAGAAGTGTGCCATCAGTTTGAAAGCCTGTTTATAAGCATGCTTTTTAAACAGATGAAGGCTACGGTACCAAAGTCGGATTATCTGGGAAACGATACAGCGTCTGACATATACAAATCAATGCTTGATGATCAGCTTTGTGAGGTTGCATCTCAAAGAGGTATCGGTTTAGGTGATATGATGTACAAGCAGTTGTCTAAAAAGTACAAAAAGGAAGACTCTGCCTCAGTTACCGGAGGAGTATTTGATGAAAAAAAATAA